Genomic window (Candidatus Eisenbacteria bacterium):
CGTCACCGCCGCCGACTTCGACGCCGCCGCCGTCATGGTCGAGAAGCTCTTCGCGTTCGGCCAGCAGCGCGCCCGCGAGCGCGGCCTCATCCTGGTCGACACCAAGTACGAGCTCGGCAAGACACCCGAGGGTGAGCTGGTCGTGATCGACGAGATCCACACTCCGGACAGCTCGCGCTACTGGTATGCCGACGACTACGAGACACGCCTCGCGCGCGGCGAGGAGCCGCGCGGTCTCGACAAGGAATACGTCCGCAACTGGCTCGCGACCGAGCGAGGCTATCGCGGCGACGGTCCGCCCCCCGCCCTCCCCGACGACGTCCGCGTCGAGGCCGCGCGCCGCTACATCGCGACGTTCGAGCTCGTGACCGGTCGCACCTTCACGCCCGACACGAACGAGCCCCACACGCGCATCCGGAACAACGTCGAGCGGTATCTGCGCGGCTAGGAGATCGACCCAAGACTCCGTCTTGGGTCGAGGTCGGACGCGAGGGTGTCGCGTTGGTGGCACGACACGGCGGTCGGGAGGACCGGGTGAGCGACGGGCGTCGGACGGTTTGATGCGGGTGCGACCCCGAGGGCGAAGACCCGGCGCAGGTTGCACGCCGCCGCGACGAGGTTCCACTCGCCCCACACCTTCGCCCGACCGCGCAACTGACGGCGCCGAAACCGCATCGCCTGCTTGGGGCATCGTTTGCGTCGAACGTCGGCCGTCGTGACGCCGCAACCCATCGGGCGTATCTGATCTGCCGCGCCAGCTTGGCTGGCCGCGGCATGCCGGTCGCGCGTGCCACGGACGCCGCACGCTCGCGTCCTCCCCGACCCAAGACGAAGTCTTGGGTCGGAACTACTGCCAGGCGGGGATGCCGGTCTCCTTCAGGTGGCCGGCGTCGTGCGAGACGACGACCGTGAAGCCGTAGTCCTTCTCGAACGCGTGCAGGTAGCGCCGCAGCTCGCCCAGGCGATCGTCGTCCTCGGGCACCATCACCATGCGGTAGAGCAGCGGCTTCGAGATGTCCTCGCGCACGCCGTCGATGGCGTTCGCGGTGTCGCCGGCGAAGAGGTAGAGCTTCGGCGTCCCGCTCGGATCCTGTACGGCCACGGCGACGATCTGGCTGCCGGGCGTGTGGCCACCGGCGGCGATGACGGCGACGCCCGGGAACCCGTCGAGCATGAGGAGCGGCTGACCGCCGATGCGCACGCGCTCGGTGCAGCCGGCGTCCTCGACGATGCGCATGCCCTCGGAGGTCGTGAACGTCCACACGTCGAGCTGCGGCGCGGTCATGAACACCTTGATCCCGTGCCCCACGCGCGGGCAGAGCTCGCGCAGGCCATCCACGTGATCGATGTGAAGGTGCGTGAACACGACGCCCTTCACGCGCGCCGCGGCGTCGCCGAGCGCGGCGGCCGTCGTCTTGAGCGGCTCGATCGGCCCCGCGCCGCCGAAGCGCTGGATGAGATCGCCGAACTCGATCGCGCCCTGTCGCGTGAGACCGGTGTCGATCAGCAGGAGACGCCCGTCGCTCCACTCCACGACGAACGCGGGGTGGGTCATCAGGTAGGGCGCCTGCGGCTTCGGATCGCGGTTCGGATCGAGCACCGACGAGCGCGGCATCGGCTGGTGCGCGGTCTCGATGACGGAGACCTTGATCGGCAGATCCTGCGCCTTCCCGAGGTCGATCACGTCGGCGACGAGCGGCAGCGGCGCGTGCTCGCGCTGCACCAGCCAGTGGGTCCACAGGAGGAGGCCGGCGACGGCTGCCACGGCGAGCAGCACGAGCACCACCAGCCCCCTGACCAACCGCCTGACCACCACCACTACTATCCGGGTGATACGGGGGAAGAGCAAGTCGTGCAGCCGGCCCGTCTCTCGGCTAGAGTGCGACGGGCATGTTTCGCTTGGGTTTCTGGCTCGTCGTGCTGGGCGTCGGGTGGCTCACGCTGAGCGGCACGCTGCCGATCCCCGGCATTCCCGACGAAGAGATCGTGTTCGCGACGCCGCCGCCGGTCAGCACGTGCGGCTCGTCGGGCTGTCTCGCCGTCTATACGCTCGACCTCGCGAACACGGGTCGCTCGGCACAGGAATCGGTGAAGGTCGGCCTGCGCGGCGACGCGCTCGCGAACCCGGCCATCCTCCCCGTGCTCCGCCGCGCCAACGGAACGACGGCGCTGCAAGCCGCGAGCGAGCGCGGCGGTGTCAACGCATACATCCTCGGACGGCTCGAGCCCGAGGAGCAGGCGACGCTCGTCTTCGCGCTGCGCACCCCGTCGC
Coding sequences:
- a CDS encoding MBL fold metallo-hydrolase, which produces MVRRLVRGLVVLVLLAVAAVAGLLLWTHWLVQREHAPLPLVADVIDLGKAQDLPIKVSVIETAHQPMPRSSVLDPNRDPKPQAPYLMTHPAFVVEWSDGRLLLIDTGLTRQGAIEFGDLIQRFGGAGPIEPLKTTAAALGDAAARVKGVVFTHLHIDHVDGLRELCPRVGHGIKVFMTAPQLDVWTFTTSEGMRIVEDAGCTERVRIGGQPLLMLDGFPGVAVIAAGGHTPGSQIVAVAVQDPSGTPKLYLFAGDTANAIDGVREDISKPLLYRMVMVPEDDDRLGELRRYLHAFEKDYGFTVVVSHDAGHLKETGIPAWQ